CAGCACCTGCTCCGGCAGCACCGCCCTGCCGTCGCGTCGCGGCACCAGGGGAATTACAGGGAGAGAGGCTCCCTGAGAAGATGCTGGAGGCAGCTGAGCAGAGGAATTCCAGGACCCCAGCAGCTGTGGGAGAGCTTGACGCCGTGACGCCTTCCCAGGAAtgtgttttccttcctgctgctgtGGCACCTACTAGTAGGTGACACATCCACTGCCCTGTCCTACAGCCCCAGAGCCTCGGCTGCTGCTGTGCGCATCCCCAGGGCACCCCGGCAAGAGGGTGTCCGCGAGCTTCACCCCCACCCACCGCAGAAGGGACCTGGAAGAGGATGGGCTGGTGTGGGATAAGCGGGAGGGCACCAGGGTGGTAGCCGAGCCGAGCGTGGAACTCACGTCCCCTGCATCTCAACCCAACCTAAAGCAAGTGCTGCTTCTCCAGTTACGGCTGCGGCAGGCTCCAGGAATGCGGCTCTCCGCGCCGAGGCTTTCTGCGTACTTATTTTTAGCGTGGCAGACCTTGCAGAGCCCCTGGGAACCTGtctatgctgtctctgcagaaAGGGAGGCCAGGCAAGGTTCACCGGCTGTGACTCCCCACGCACAGAGCACCCCGGGTTGCTGACGGACCCCGCAAGCAGCCGGCTGCTCAGCAGCACAGAGCGCTGGTGAGCGCTGCTCAGCCTGGGGCCGTTCTCCTTGAAAGAGGCCCCACCTGAGGGAGACATCAGTGCCAAACTCCGACGCCCACACGCTCCGCTCTCGAGGGAAAGCTGGAGTGCCCTGCGGCACCGCGTGTGGCCCTGGGAGTGCCGGGAACGAGTGACGTGGCAGCTACAGCCATGTAGGACAGGGACTTGCGCGCTCCAAGGTCTGCGTTCACCCCCGAGCAGCCTCTGCCCCCCAAGGCCAGCCTTCGCAGGGCCCCCCGTCAGCACACGGTACCTCCAGCTTGTGCGAGACCAAGGAGAGGGCGCCCGGGTCGAGGCTGGAGGCTGCGAAGACCTCGCTGAGCTCCACCTCCTTTTTCTCCAGGACGCTGAGGAGTCCTTTCAGCTTGCGCTCCAGGAGCAGGTTCTTGAACCCCGTCTTCTGCTGCACCTCGTTAATGGCTTTGGTGAACTTCTGATAGAGCTCATCCCGTTCCGCCTGCACCTGTTCCCAAAGACAGCACGCCTTCACACCGCCCTCAGGACCCCCCGGGCTGGCAGCAAACAGGTCAGGCAGCTCGGCCCTGCCTGCTCCGGCGAGAGCCCGGCCGTTCCCCACggcacctgcagcccgtggggaaggcAGGTGCTGGAGCGCAGCTTCTTGCCCTCCCTCCCGCCATGGCTGGCACCTCCTCAGCACCTGCActtctgcttccccctcccctccgggCCCGGGATGCCCCTGACAGCCGAACAGGCTGACAGGCTCGCTGCGGCACCATTTTAGACCTCGGAGAGGGCCCCACGGCACAGGGGGGTCTTTCCTCTCCTCGCAGCTGGCAGGAGTCCCTGGCTCACAGCTAGTTAATAAGTGTCCTAATTAGGACACAGTCTCTCCTCCGCAGCCTATTTCTGAATGCACTGAATATGTTGCTGCCTTAATGATGGATTGTTAACGAGGCCTCAGATCAATGTTCATATTCCTGGGGATTTCTACGAATTGCAAATGAGCTCTTTTCTTGCCTCAATAGATTTATCTGGGTtagctgggggggggagaagccgAGTCTGGGAGATCTCAGTCAACAGGACTCATCCCGAACCGCCCCAGCACGGCAAGTGGGGGGAGCGACCCCCAAATGCCGGCAGGAGGGAGCGAGCTCCAGCTAGGGGTGGTGCCCCACAGCCAtctctccccacagctctgccccCGAGCCGCTGCTGCGGCCAGTCCCTCGCAGGCCGGGAGGGGACCGCCGGAGCGTGCATGATTGCTTAGCAAAGTACAAGGCCAGGCCTGTCTGCTGACCGTGGGAGAGGCCAAAGCTGTGAGCAGCTTTGTTGGAAGCAGCAGATATCACACGGCTCTGGATTAGAGCTTCGGAAAGCTCCTGGCTAAGCCCAGCCCAGGCAGCCTCTGCTGAGTCCCTGCACCCGGCGCTCTGCAGAACGGACAGTGTTTGGAGAGGGAAACAGGGTGCCCAGACCCCCCTGCAGCTCTCACCTTACTgaacctctgctccagcacttCGTGTTCCCACTGAAGATCCTTCAGTTCCTTCTGGGTGACTTTCAGACGGGCTTTTGTGTTCTGCGAGCAGGAAGGGACAGTTAAAGAGCACAGGTTTCTCTGGGAGGTGTAGGGGATGCGTTTTGGCAAGGGAGGAGAGTGACCGGCAAAGAGATATGGATGAGAAAAAACAGGCAACACCCACACCAactcccttccctctctgcagCAGGGGTTACTCTGGTTTCTTGCTGCCAGAGACCCTGGAGTCCCACCTGAGACGTTATAAACACCCAGCTAAGCTGAAAGGGACTCAAAGAACTTTGCTCAGCAATCTGGCCGAGCGGAGCGGCAGAGGTCACTGCTGAGCGACTCCCTCCAGGAAAGAGCCAGGGCTGGCCACTCACCGTCAGGGCCTCCTTGTCCTTATCGTAGTGGGCCAACTTCTTCTGCAGCTCAGATACCTGCTCCTGGGCCTGCTGCAGGGGCTCCTTCAGCTGCTTGTTCTGGAGCAGCACATccgccttctccttttccaagtgattctctctcttcttcatcTCCTCCATCTGCTCCTGTTCTTGGGAACACAAGTGCCAACtcctgggggctgcccagctcctCAGAGCTTCCCACACCCTCCAGACACCCTCCTGCCACTGGCCCAGCAAGACACATCTCCCTGTGCTCAAGGGCTTCGCTCGTGTAACGATGTACAACCCTCAGGAGACCAGCAGCACCCACACCGCCACCTCGGAACTGGCCAGATCTGGGTGAAATCCTCACAGGACTGGTCCCTTGGTGGAACGGTGACAGCCCACAggccaggcaggctgcagcaggggGGCAGGCAGTACCTTCAGCAAGCTGATGAGCGCCAGGTTTTTGAGGGTGATATCGTTGTAGTAGTTCTTGATGTCACTGAAGGCCTTCTCGTGGTTCCTCATCAGCTCGCTGATCTGGctgttcttcctctcctccacctcGTGGATCTCGGTCTTCCTCCGCAAGTCAAGCTCGTCCCGCAGCACTTGCATCTTCTTGGTGTACTTGGCCTCGATCTCTGGGGGAGCGCACAGGGGGCTGAGTGAGGACCTCCTGGAGACCCTGTGTAATGCACCCCAGCTCCGTTAGCCAGCGCCAGCCTGGCGCGTGCCACCGCGGCATTACTGGAGGACAAGATGCTTGTTAGCAGCGTCACTGCAGCTGCCACCAGCATGCGGAGCAGTTACGCTGGGACCACGGAGAGCAGAGCCCAGAAATAGCATCCTTGGAAAGAGGGCATGGAAACGCTCCAAGTCAGCCCGTGAGAACCTGAAACGTCCCCTGAGGAGGACACTGGAGCGAGGACTCTGCAAGGGCTCCTTCAGCCAGCCCACCCCGCAGCCCAGAGAAGCGCTGCCAGGCAGCTGTGCTCAGCGGTAGGGCCTGGCAGCAGCGACAggcgccctgcctgcacccctcagCCTGCGCTACAGGCGCTTGGCCTCATTCCGTTCATAGGATGCTGGGGGTCTGGCAGCCCCAGAGCACGAAGGAGCAAGAACTGGGGGAAAACCAGGCAGAACTGGGGGAAAACCATCCCCCTTTCTGCTCGAGGCTCTGCCAGGGAGCCTGGCAGCGCAGCAGAGCTCAGAGGCACCTTCCCCGGCATACTGACAAAGGGAGCTCACGCAGGGCCCATGTGCACGTCCTGACCTTTCACTTGTCTCTCGAAGTCGTTGCACAGCTGGGTGATCTCCTCCTCTTGTTTCTGTTAGGGAGAAG
Above is a genomic segment from Harpia harpyja isolate bHarHar1 chromosome 9, bHarHar1 primary haplotype, whole genome shotgun sequence containing:
- the GAS8 gene encoding dynein regulatory complex subunit 4 isoform X1, coding for MGPKKKVGKKGKGSKAPAVVDALSPQEMSKEQLEKHVVRLREELDREREERNYFQLERDKIHTFWEITRRQLEEKRAELRNKDREMEEAEERHQVEIKVYKQKVKHLLYEHQENLTELRAEGTLSMKRAQKDHWAQEMELRKDMRSLKVELKEQELANEVVVKNMRLKQEEEITQLCNDFERQVKEIEAKYTKKMQVLRDELDLRRKTEIHEVEERKNSQISELMRNHEKAFSDIKNYYNDITLKNLALISLLKEQMEEMKKRENHLEKEKADVLLQNKQLKEPLQQAQEQVSELQKKLAHYDKDKEALTNTKARLKVTQKELKDLQWEHEVLEQRFSKVQAERDELYQKFTKAINEVQQKTGFKNLLLERKLKGLLSVLEKKEVELSEVFAASSLDPGALSLVSHKLEDVLNSKNTTIKDLQLQLARVCKAHNDMLQTFEAKLTAFGIPLDNLGFKPLASPVLGQALGQGPAGLVAVPT
- the GAS8 gene encoding dynein regulatory complex subunit 4 isoform X3, whose product is MQVLRDELDLRRKTEIHEVEERKNSQISELMRNHEKAFSDIKNYYNDITLKNLALISLLKEQMEEMKKRENHLEKEKADVLLQNKQLKEPLQQAQEQVSELQKKLAHYDKDKEALTNTKARLKVTQKELKDLQWEHEVLEQRFSKVQAERDELYQKFTKAINEVQQKTGFKNLLLERKLKGLLSVLEKKEVELSEVFAASSLDPGALSLVSHKLEDVLNSKNTTIKDLQLQLARVCKAHNDMLQTFEAKLTAFGIPLDNLGFKPLASPVLGQALGQGPAGLVAVPT
- the GAS8 gene encoding dynein regulatory complex subunit 4 isoform X2 — protein: MEEAEERHQVEIKVYKQKVKHLLYEHQENLTELRAEGTLSMKRAQKDHWAQEMELRKDMRSLKVELKEQELANEVVVKNMRLKQEEEITQLCNDFERQVKEIEAKYTKKMQVLRDELDLRRKTEIHEVEERKNSQISELMRNHEKAFSDIKNYYNDITLKNLALISLLKEQMEEMKKRENHLEKEKADVLLQNKQLKEPLQQAQEQVSELQKKLAHYDKDKEALTNTKARLKVTQKELKDLQWEHEVLEQRFSKVQAERDELYQKFTKAINEVQQKTGFKNLLLERKLKGLLSVLEKKEVELSEVFAASSLDPGALSLVSHKLEDVLNSKNTTIKDLQLQLARVCKAHNDMLQTFEAKLTAFGIPLDNLGFKPLASPVLGQALGQGPAGLVAVPT